From the Rhinolophus sinicus isolate RSC01 linkage group LG02, ASM3656204v1, whole genome shotgun sequence genome, one window contains:
- the NIPAL1 gene encoding magnesium transporter NIPA3: protein MGGEVRLPPGEPCREGYVLSLVCPNSSQAWCEITNVSQVLASPVLHRDPNSSLTNLSISANVENKYSLYVGLVLAVSSSIFIGSSFILKKKGLLQLANKGSTRAGQGGHSYLKEWLWWAGLLSMGAGEAANFAAYAFAPATLVTPLGALSVLISAILSSYFLNEHLNIHGKIGCILSMLGSTVMVIHAPQEEEVTSLHEMEMKLRDPGFISFAVIVTVISLVLILIVAPKKGQTNILVYISICSLIGAFSVSSVKGLGIAIKELLEWKPVYKHPLVFVLLAILALSVTTQINYLNKALDTFNTSLVTPIYYVFFTSMVVTCSAILFQEWYGMKAGDIIGTLSGFFTIINGIFLLHAFKNTDITWSDLTSTTQKDVLSLNGNEDKYVLLENIECSTPGYEDDVTLFSRTDSQSLYKP from the exons gCTACGTGCTGTCTCTGGTCTGTCCGAACTCCTCCCAGGCTTGGTGTGAGATCACAAATGTGTCACAGGTGCTGGCTTCTCCTGTCCTCCACAGGGACCCGAATTCCAGCCTAACGAACCTGAGCATTTCTGcaaatgtagaaaacaaatacagtctTTATGTGGGCCTGGTACTGGCAGTAAGTTCCAGTATTTTTATTGGCTCCAGTTTCATCCTGAAAAAGAAGGGCCTCTTGCAACTGGCCAACAAGGGCTCTACTAGAGCTG GACAAGGAGGACATTCTTACCTGAAGGAATGGCTTTGGTGGGCAGGATTACTCTCAA TGGGAGCAGGAGAGGCTGCGAATTTTGCAGCTTATGCTTTTGCACCTGCCACCTTGGTCACCCCGCTGGGCGCTCTGAGTGTTCTCATAAG TGCAATATTgtcttcctattttttaaatgagcactTGAACATTCATGGAAAAATAGGCTGCATATTAAGTATGTTGGGGTCAACTGTGATGGTTATCCATGCCCCACAAGAAGAGGAAGTCACTTCTTTgcatgaaatggaaatgaaattgaGAGACCCAG gattcatttcctttgctgtgatcGTAACTGTGATCTCCTTGGTGCTGATTTTGATCGTGGCTCCCAAGAAAGGACAGACCAACATATTGGTCTACATTTCAATCTGTTCATTGATTGGAGCATTTTCAGTGTCTTCTGTCAAGGGCCTGGGAATTGCCATTAAGGAACTGTTGGAATGGAAGCCAGTTTACAAGCATCCCCTGGTCTTTGTTTTGCTGGCTATACTTGCGCTTTCTGTGACAACGCAGATTAACTATCTCAACAAGGCACTGGACACCTTTAATACATCCCTTGTGACTCCCATTTATTACGTGTTCTTCACATCCATGGTAGTGACTTGCTCCGCCATCTTATTTCAAGAATGGTATGGCATGAAAGCTGGAGATATCATCGGAACCCTGAGTGGGTTCTTCACCATTATCAATGGCATCTTCCTTctacatgcttttaaaaacactgaCATTACCTGGAGTGACCTGACATCCACTACTCAGAAAGACGTTCTCTCTCTGAATGGCAATGAAGACAAATATGTCTTACTAGAGAACATAGAATGTTCAACCCCAGGATATGAGGATGACGTTACCTTGTTTAGCAGGACTGACAGTCAAAGTCTCTACAAACCCTGA